The segment aaaccgaaaggggtatggattttcatcctcctcctaacaagttagcctgctttcatcttagattgcatcatatcatcacttaccattaggtgagattgtagtcaagggctaacctgtaattaataaaaaaaaatagatatcagTTATCAATGCTCTTTGTTCTGGACTGGCTCTTAAAAATAGTTACCAGTTCTCTCTGTTGTAGACAGGATGATAGCGTCGGAGCATCTCTCCGGCGTGCCCCTGCTGGTGCTGGCCAACAAACAAGACATTCCCGACTGCATGGGCGTCCACACCGTGAAGCCCATCTTCAACCAAAACGCGCACTTGATAGGTGCAAGAGACATTATGCTTATGGCCACGTCCGCCTTAACTGggtaattatattaatacacTACATtttatcactacatagtataaaacaaagtcgatTTCTCTGTCCATCTATCCCTaggtatgcttaaatctttaaaactacgcaacggattttgatgcggtttttttatatatagagtGATTGAAGTGGAAGGTTTATGTGTATGTTATCATCCATTAAATGGTGGAGAAATACTGTTGTTTTTGATGTATCTAATGTGATGtcgtaaataattacattttttccgCTTACATTGCAAACGCAAGCTGAACCCTACCGAGatcaaaataatgtactaagtaTTGTACACATTGAAAATGTCTACAGAAAACTCCGCGATGATATCTCTGGATATCCCAGATTTAcattctatctatctatctatctctgGATATCCTAGAGTAAAATTGTGGTGTATTAgtaaattaagtaatataaaatatacctaaattaaaCGAatctgggaatcgaatccagtaTATGTTCATAACGACACGGGTCTAGAACTAGCATTGATTGTTTTCTGTCTGATCTGTAATCTGCGAGTCAAAGGAAAAATACTTAACACGTGTTTCGTGAATAATAACGTTGCCATAATACTAATCGCAATAGATAAATTAATGTGTGCTTATGTAAGTTTTATTAACCATTTTCTGTAGTTCGTAACCCATAGGGTTGAAAGAAATAAATCCATAGAACCATTGTTTGGAGTttaaaggtcgtagctcattagagctaCCCGGGACCCGAACCGCACCGCCTCGTCGGTAGGCATCCACTTGTTGTTTGTAGTCGACAGGTGGACAGGTGGACGGGTGAACGCCGCGTCGTCACCAGTGCACCTCGCGTTGTCAACGAATTTCCGAGTAGCCTACAAGCGTTTGGCCCTAGGTGTGCACGTGTCACACCTAGCTATCACTCCACTCGCGGTCAGCGCTTGGACACCTCACGAGCGAGGCGATCCGGCGATGGTATTGGTACGGAGTTGATGTAGTGAGTGGATGCCCATATGAAAAATAACCACTCGCGGCGAGGCGGTGGTGGTCGGGTCCCGGGTGGTTTTAATGAGCTCGACAGTTACTAGTAAATGGTTACCCATCGATTTATCGACTGTGACCAACGCTGCTTTATTTCCAGTATGACAACTATACTTCATTACTAATGTTAAGATTTTATTAACTACTGCCGGTTTTAGTTCTATAATTAGCAATTATAATGTTGCGACAtgatagaaattaaaatatgtatattaattaacaaaatgacGTAACCTATTTTATAGGTCAACAAGAAAGAGTACCAGTTCCAAAAgtaaacatacctacttatatctTTATGTTCATCTTCACCTTTAGGCACACCACATAATATATGTTTAACTTAAGTTTTGAGTTTTGCAATTTGCGACAGTCTTTCGCAATCGGTTTacaactaatatataaaaaaaaaatatattgatgaatagaagcaggcatttatatttattcgcggaagttcattatgaataagtaataataatctaGGAATTCGAGCGACGTCATCCAGATTTGACAGATAATTCTTTACGTACGTTTttcaatggaaatagattttactctggattaacacacaggctacttttatcccgaaaaaatccatggtttccggagatttgcgaaaagtgatgattttgatgaactgatctgaaccaaattagctgaaatttggtaatgagatatattatagcatggattactTAACTCATAGGCTtctttatatcccggaaaaatccatggttcccgagggatttgtgaaaaactaaattccatgcggacgaagtcgcgggcgtccgctagttaaacatAATATCTACGAatgtatctattttttttttcagggatGGCGTAGACGAAGGCATTCGATGGCTGGTGGACTGTATAAAGAGGAACAGCGTCGAGCGACCACCGCGGAATCATGACGACAATTTGTGAATCGAAACGAGTTGCGACATCcacaataaaatataccttcGCAATACCGATACGATGAATATTAATTAGCTTTCCTATTAAGATAATGTTGTGACTCGTCCCATTGTTTTGTACATACAGTATTGACGTTTGAAAATAAAGCATACGAACTGTGCCGTTGTGTGTGTATTGCTGTCCTTTTTTAGTGATAAATTGTACTTTTGATAAGAGATACGTTATAACTTGATATTTGAGGAGTACTGCACCTGATAAAACACTGATAACGACAGTTTGCGCTAGTAAACTATCGCGACATACTTGTGACATGTTCTGgtgattgttttgtttgtgccataatttaatttattatcatggCATATCCCATGTACGAAGTCGATTGGAGTGTTCTACCTCCCGAACAGAACAGAAGGTAGGTGGATAATAACCCGATATTGGTTCCCACAGTTGCAATAAACAAAGTGCTTGATGCAATCGTCTTTGAGAGTCAAGATCATGGtcaaaatattacatattaatattttaagaggATGTATCGTAACAATAGACTGACACGGTACAATAATTTGAgaagagacgtattttgttacacGTACTCATTCAAATACGCGAACTGTGTTCTCAAGTTTTACTCATTTTTAAGTTCACATCTTTTGAACAGTAAAAAACttatataaattcataaatatttatagcaaagtttttgtaaatattaaaaaatgaaaacatgggaatataagtttatttatttttataagtacacattttgattattttatggTCAAAGTCAAACGTCATGTGCGAATGAAGGTTTGAGCGACTGCGCgagtcatgtcatgtcatgtcatgtcggCCATGTTGAATTTCTTGCAACGCAGGATATGTCAGCTGGCGGTTCGCCGTAATATTTCTGTAAAAATCTGTGTTATTCAATATAAGTATACAGTTTCCCGTGATAAATTATTAAACTCGACATAAATTGTGATATAAGGCATGATGGTTTAGTTTTGTTTTGAAGTGAAAATATGATATTATTGTATAAGAGGTGGCACGCGATTTCTCTTGCATTTTTATGGTTTGTGACAAGATAAAATGATTTTAGGCCTGACTAAAGTCtcgtaattattgtttaattttcttacattatCATTTTAAGTGATTACCAGTGATAACTGCCCGGTAAAGTTGGTTTNNNNNNNNNNNNNNNNNNNNNNNNNNNNNNNNNNNNNNNNNNNNNNNNNNNNNNNNNNNNNNNNNNNNNNNNNNNNNNNNNNNNNNNNNNNNNNNNNNNNNNNNNNNNNNNNNNNNNNNNNNNNNNNNNNNNNNNNNNNNNNNNNNNNNNNNNNNNNNNNNNNNNNNNNNNNNNNNNNNNNNNNNNNNNNNNNNNNNNNNTCGTGTCCCAAGTTAGTGCACCTGTCATTTGAAGAACAATTGTCCTGTCCCAGAAGAtctgaatttattttaagtaacctCATTTAGGATACAACCTCATACAAGATGAACGGCTCTGACTCTGGGTAAATCCTTTATTTCTTtgctaaatttaataaaagtttgtcagGTAGTTGCTAAGATATCTAAGTTGACTTTGCCTAATTTGTGAATTAACATTACAGAAACATATCGTAACCTCAACATATTACCAGCTACTGAAACATTTTTAAACTTATCTTTATCTCCTACTATATGGTTTACTGATTCAcagaaaatgtttataataacaaagTCCCTTTATTTGTGTCTGTATTTTGTAAACAacacatttttgtttaataaagtaACACATAGCTATAGCCACACATCCTAATTGCCCTGTACTATACTTTTTGTTTAATCTTTTGAATCTAAAAGAGATCTATTACTtggattaattattaattatactttatgtattttgaaacaacaatttcttaatatttttgatcAGATATCCATGGTAACTGCAACTATGTGGGTGGAACAACGGGAAGTCTGCTAGTACAGTAAAAACTTCTTATTtgctacaaatattatttaaataggtagCACTACCAcgataaaactaataaaaataaacaatggaTGTCTTGAGAATGCCAATGCTTAGTGTCAGTCTAGATTAAAGttaaaatcttaaatattaaaatataaattttaaaatttgtaagcaagaaaattaaaaaattttccaaaccattgtctaagactgaagatcaAACAATATGGTCAAAAACgtcaattaattgatttttttcatatttttatttttattttgctaccCAAGAACGCATCCCCTATAactgcatataaataaaataccattcTATATTCACAGTTTCTGTATTTATAGCACATTTACAGAACATATCTTCAATGAATAAGAAActtttactttaatataaaaaattaactttatttgtTACTAGCAGACGTTGCGTGGTATCCTTTCTAgtaggataaaatataaaataatatagaactCGGGAGAGTgaagcttcccaacagtaaaagaatttttgaaattggttcaTTAGTTCCAGAccttattaaaaacaaacaatcaaatcttacctcttaaTATAGATAACAAcaaatatcagtatagatagcAGACTCCCTGCAGTTGAAACTGCAGGTAGTTCCCACTCCTAtgggaatacaaggataaaatatatataaatagcctACGTTACTCATTGATAATGTAGCcactggtaaaataattttacaatcaGGTCAATAGTCTATGGGCTTATATgtatcaaacaatcaaatcttacctctttataatattagtttagatttattGTGTCTGCAAGGTTTTGATGTGGTAGTTGTGGTTTTATAAAGTCATATCTAGGTgcaatattacattataatagctataatttatttattataggactTGGCAGATGAAACAGAGCTCAAGAGTgaatagtttattatattaagtttaatataaaaaaccttggctgctgtgggctcttctcagacttctttagaaccctcgtaactttaattttaagtttttggctattattaccaccatttagattaaattacattatgacataatcctgacttttcaaaagtgcttgtaaataaagcctaattgatataaatgaattttgaaattttgaatttatagcttgtctacttttggaagtgAATTTGGCTTcagtggtgctaacatgcgcCCAAGTAAAGTGAAATAGACAAATAGGCACAATGAAAGATATTTCCAGTTGCACTATCTGTCAACATTTGTCTTTCTATCTCAGGATCAGGATATGTCATGGTATATGGAACCTTTTGTATCTGACtgtttatatctatatatataaaaatgaattgctgtttgtTAGCCTCGGGAagggctgaacggatttatcttatcttggttttgaaatgtttgtgggcgtatagggaaggtttaaaaggtgagaaaaattag is part of the Bicyclus anynana chromosome 5, ilBicAnyn1.1, whole genome shotgun sequence genome and harbors:
- the LOC112053899 gene encoding ADP-ribosylation factor-related protein 1 isoform X2; the encoded protein is MALKTYLEATKTKYTKKYKAMNPSRITTTVGLNIGKIDVDGVRLNFWDLGGQQELQSLWDKYYAECHAVIYIVDSSDRDRVSESKETFDRMIASEHLSGVPLLVLANKQDIPDCMGVHTVKPIFNQNAHLIGARDIMLMATSALTGDGVDEGIRWLVDCIKRNSVERPPRNHDDNL